CTCGCAGTGTCGTCTTCTGGATTTTGCCGGTTGCGGTGTGGGGGATCTGGTCGACGAAGACGACGTCGTCCGGCATCCACCATTTGGCGATCTTGCCGGCGAAGAACTCGAGAAGCTCCTCCTTCGTCGTCTGCCTGCCTTCCTTGCGCACCACCACCAGCAGCGGCCGCTCGTCCCATTTCGGGTGGGCGATGCCGATGGCCGCCGCCTCGGCGACGTCCGGATGGCCGACCGCAAGGTTCTCGAGATCGATGGTCGAGATCCACTCGCCGCCCGACTTGATGACGTCCTTGGCCCGGTCGGTGATCTGCATGTAGCCGTGCGGGTCGATATGGGCGACGTCGCCCGTGTCGAACCAGCCGTCCTCGTCGAACTGGTCGGCGCCGGCCCCGCCGTAATAGGCCCGCGCCACCGCCGGCCCGCGCACCTTCAGCCGGCCGAAGGTCCTGCCGTCCCACGGATGCTCGACATCGTCGTCGTCCGTCACCTTCATCTCGACGCCGAACGGCGCGAAGCCCTGCTTCTGCGCGATGTCGAGCCGGGCCTCGCCGGTCAGGCCCGCATAGTCGGGCTTCATCGTGCACAGGCTGCCGAGCGGGCTCATCTCGGTCATGCCCCAGGCATGGACGACCTCGACGTCGTAGTTCTTCTCGAACTTCTCGGTCATCGCCCGCGGGCAGGCCGAGCCGCCGATGACGACCCGCTTCAGGTGCGGCAGCGCCTTGCCGGTCTGCTCCAGATATTGCAGCAGCATCAGCCACACGGTCGGCACCGCGGCGGTGAAGCTGACCTTCTCGCCGTCGAGCAGCTCCCAGATCGCCTCGCCGTCCATGCGCCCGCCCGGCATCACCAGCTTGGAGCCGACCATCGGCGCGCTCTGCGCGAGGCCCCAGGCGTTGGCGTGGAACATCGGCACCACCGGCATCACCACGTCGCGCGCCGAGATGCCCATCGCGTTCGGCGTCGAGGCGATCAGCGCGTGGAGCACGTTGGAGCGGTGGGAATAGACCACGCCCTTCGGGTCGCCCGTGGTGCCGGAGGTGTAGCACATGCCGCAGGCCGCGTTCTCGTCGAGCGTCTTCCAGGCGAAGTCGCCGTCCGCCTCCTTCAGCCATTCCTCATAGGCGATCGCGTTGGCGAGGCTGGTCTGCGGCATATGCGCGGCGTCGGTGAAGACGACGACCTGCCTGATCGTCGGAACCTGCGGCACGATCTTCTCCGCCAGCGGCAGGAAGGTGAGGTCGACGAACAGCGCCTTGTCCTCGGCATGGTTCATGATCCAGGCGATCTGCTCGGGGAACAGGCGCGGATTGAGCGTGTGGTAGACCGCGCCGATGCCGTTGATGCCGTACCAGGCTTCGAGGTGATTGGCCGTGTTCCAGGCCATGGTGGCGATGCGGTCGCCCTCGGAAAAGCCGGCGCGCTCCAGACGCTGCGCCACCTTCAGCGCCCGGGCGCGGGCCTGCGCATAGGTCGTGCGCACGATCGGCCCCTCGACCGAGCGCGACACGATCTCCCGCCCGCCATGCTGGATCGCCGCATAGTCGAGTATCTTGTGGCACAGCAGCGGCCAATCCTGCATCAGTCCAATCATCGCGCTTATCCTGCAAGTAAAGCTATGGGGACGGCAGTCTTTGCCGGAACGCCCCGTCTTGTCCAGCCCGTTGCGCGGCCCGCGCCGGCGTGCCGCATCGATTTGCCGGAAGCGGCGCGGTGCAGGGGCTTGCAACGTGGCCGGGCCGGCTATCCGGCGGAACATCCGTTCCCATTCTGCAACCGCCCGCAACCTCTACACAGCCGATACGTGCTTTTGTTCACTTAATGTTCTTGATCGCGACCGGGAAAGGTGCTTATCTTCCAGAAAGGCGCTTTAGGATGTTCGTTGGGGGCCGGCCGGGGATGCGGGCCGGCAAGCGGGAGGAAACCATGATCGCGCGGGTCACGACCGTTGCATTCCAGGGGGTGGAGGCCGTTCCCGTCGACGTCCAGGTGATGGTCGCGCCGGGCAAGGTCGGCATGCAGATCGTCGGTCTCGGCGACAAGGCGGTGATCGAGAGCCGCGAGCGGGTGCAGGCGGCATTGCATGCCTCGGGCCTGTCGATGCCGGCCAAGCGCGTCACCGTCAATCTCGCGCCCGCCGATCTGCCCAAGGAAGGCAGCCATTACGATCTGCCGATCGCGCTCGGCCTGATGGCGGCGCTCGGCGCCATTCCGCACGATGCGCTTGCCGGCTATGTGGTGCTCGGCGAGCTGGCACTCGACGGCACGACCGCGCCGGTCGCCGGCGCGCTGCCCGCGGCCATGGGCGCCGTCGCGCTCGGCAAGGGCCTGATCTGCCCGCACGGCGTCGGCGCCGAGGCGGCCTGGGCCGGCGCCGACATCGACGTTCTCGCGCCCCGCAGCCTGATCGCCATCGCCAATCATTTTCGCGGCGTGCAGGTGCTGGCCCGGCCGGAGCCCGCCGTCCACGCCGCCGCCGACAATCTGCCCGACCTTGCCGACATCAGGGGGCAGGAGGGAGCGCGGCGCGCGCTGGAGGTGGCGGCGGCCGGCGGCCACAACCTCCTCATAGCGTAAACAAAAGACCTTACTTCCATTCAATCCAACGAAAGGGCCTCGCTTTGACTACCGAAACCACCAGCTTCACCACCCCGAACGTCTTCCCCATCCTCACGGCCTCCACCACCGACGCCGAAATGCTCCGCTTGCTACGTAACCCCGAGATCGCCATCGGGTTTGCCTTGGAGCATCTACAGCCGTGGGAACTAGGCATGTTCTTCCGGGACTGGAAGGATGACGCCGACATGACCGGATGGCTTCGCGAGTGGCGTGAGGAACAGGACGCGGCCAGAACCACCTAATCACCACATCGCCGTCTACTCCCGGCGACCCGAGGCCCCGGCTTTCCGTCCTAGATGGCGAGCTTGGGGCCTTTTCTTGTGTGGCTCAATTGGAAGACGCAGCAGATTTTGGATCACCCGCAATAATCATAAGTATCAACCAGATACTTTATGCTGTGGCGCACAAGTGGCTTTATATTTTTATTATTGAAAATCAATAACTTACCTTGTATAAGGGGATGTTAGTTCACGGTAACTGGCAGGCCCGCCAAGCATAGAGAGGCCAGCCCCACGGCGGGAATGCCGTGAGTACCCATGTGGGCAGGCCCAAGGGCCTGAGGGACGAGCATGGGGAGTGTGTCTAGGCCTGTTACCGGCCTACTGACGATGATCTATGGAGGATCGAAACGCATGAGGTCTTATGGACAGCGTACTATCTACTTGGGCGATGAATACCGGAAGCCCCGGAAGCCTCTCAGAGAGATACGCTATTCCACCCACCAGAGTACGGGGCGAAAGGCTTTAGACATAGTGGAGCGAGAACGCGCCTCACGTTCGCTCCGAGCAGAGCAGCAAAGGCTTTTCGCGCAGATAAGTCATGAATCAATAGCTCAAGCAAACGCCGCGCCCGCAGCCGCCGTCTAGCGGCCAGTTAAGGCCGACCGACCGGCCACCCCACCATCAAAACCATCACCGGCCTGCCAGCCCTTCCGGTCACTCGACCGGGAGGACGCGGGCCTTTTGTCGTCCACAAAGGAGAATCCCTTGGACACCACTACCGACTTCGCCTCATCACCACTCATAACTCCCGAGCGCCTTGAAGCCGATCCTCAGGCCGCCCTAGCAGTCCGCCCCGCATGGCTCCATGCCGTCCATCTGGAATACCCGGAGGGCCATGAGGAAGACCCCGCCCGCTTCACGCCTGCCGTGACTATCGTGCTGGGCCGGAAGCATGTCACCTCCAAGGGCTTTTCCCTCCCTCAAGTGGCCTTCATGCTGGAACTCACCCGGTTCCGAGGGGCCACCATCGTCACGAACCACAACGGCACTGGCCGCCACTACGAGCGCATAGCCTTCACCGGATACCCCGAAGACCTCACGATGCTGAGCAGGGTCTTCTCCGGGGCCACGGAATACGTCCAGACCAAGGTGGACGGCATCCAGTCCGACATGAGGGCCGAGAACCTCAGGCACGACCCGGCGGAGAAGATCGGCAGGGACGCCCGCCAAGTCGTCTTGGGCCACGCCGAGCGCATCGCCAAGCAGATGGAGGCGAGCGGGAGGATGCCGCCCCACCTCACCGCAGAGGCCTATCTGGACAACATTCGCCGCCTCCTCGTCCTCATCGACCAAGAGGCTGCCGGACGGGAGCTTTCCGACCTTCTCCCGACTACCAAGAACCCGGAGGCATGAGGCCCATGGACAACATCAGGACCGAAGAAGAACTCCTCCAAGAAGCCATGAGGCGGCTAGAGGCCGAAGACACCGCTCCGCCTCACCAGCCCGCCGCCGACATGCCGGAAGACGCCAAGACACTCCTTGAGGCCGGCAAGGAGGTCTGGGACTCCATCGGGGCCGGCATGGCAAAGGCCGGGATCGAGACCAAGGACTTCATCTTCGGGGAGCCCGAGGAGCACGAGAAGTCGGACTTCAGGCGGGGCATCGAGAACCGCGCTCAGGAACTTCAGGAGTCCAGTGTCGTAAACTCCGTGACCATGGGCATCACACAGATCGCCACCGGGCTAATCGGCGCGGGTAAACTCATGGCCCCTATCAAGGCCGTCCAGAAGCTCAAGGGCTCGGGGACAGCCGGTAGGGCCGCCTACGAGGTGGGTCTAGGTGCAGCGGCCGGTGCCGTGGTGATCGACCCCCACGAGGAGCGCCTGTCGAACCTCATTGAGGACTTCCCGTCCCTACAGAACCCCGTGACGGAGTACCTTGCGGCTGGCCCCACGGACAGCGCCGCAGAGGGCCGCTTCAAGAACGCTCTGGAAGGCATCGGCGTGGACTTCGCGCTCATCGGCGTGGTGAAGGCCATCAAGTTCATGCGCTCGGGCGACCCAGCGGCGGCCAAGAAGGAGATCGCCAAGCTGGAGCGTGGGGGCTACGCCTCCGAGGCCGAGGCCGCACGGGTCGCCAACCAGAACGAGTTCGGACTGGACTTCGGGCTAGCGCCCCGAGAAACGCCCGTAGAGACTAACACAGGCCCGGCAGCGTCCGTCGAGGCCACCACACCAGCCCGAGGCCGAGAGGCCGTCCCTGAGTCTCCTAGAGGCGAGGAAGCTCGTCTTGAGTTCGAGGAGCGGGCCGCCGTTCTTGAATATGAGGGGGGTCTTTCCCGCGCCGAGGCCGAGCGCCAAGCCGCAAGCGAAACAGGTTATCGGCCGGAAGGTGTCGGGAGGGCGACCAGCCCGAGCGGAGAGACCAATCAAACGGGAAGGATTAATCCCGACCTCCCTTCCCCTATCCGGGAGACGCCGTCGAGTGTCGCCCCGAGAGGCCCCGCCTTGGTGGACGCTTCACCTGAGGCCGTGGCAAAAATCGTCCTGGACACTGAGGCTGACCTAAAGGCCATCGCCAAGTTCGGCTCCCGTGAGGCCGCCATAGAGGCCGGCCGGATCACAGGCCGGTCAGCATCCCGGCTCCCGTGGCAGAAGCTAATAGAGACCCCGGATGGTCTCCGCGAGTTTCTGTCCAATGCCGAGGCCGCCACCAAGCGCCAGATGGACGCCATCAAGGGCGGAGATGTTCTGTCCGACTCCACCGTCAACGCCAAGGTACGGGAGATGGCCGAATGGTACGGGGAAGACCCGGCCACCCTCATGGGCGAACTTGTGGAAGCCGGGGGAGCCGCCGCCCAGATGACCGCCCGCATGGAGGCCGCATATCTCGTCACCAACCGCATGTTTCAGGAGACCTATGAGCTTGCCTTCAAGCTACAGAATGGAATGCTGGACGAGTTTGGAGGAGATGCAGCGAAGGCAGCAGCCGAACTCCGGGACCGGCTCAGGCTGTCCGCTTCCATCCTCGCCTCCGCCCAATCCATGAGGGCCAACGCGGGGCGGACCATGCGGCGGCTCCGGGGACAATTCCAGATCAAGCCCGAAGACCTAGCATCGCTCGACGGGATGGACGCCTCCCGGCTGGCAGAACTCATTGCCTCCACCAAGGGCGACCCGAAGAAACTGGCACAGGTGGCAAATCCGACATTCCTTCGCCGGGCGATGAACGAGGTCAATTTCAGCCTCACCAACTCCCTGCTCTGGCTCTACCCCACCCATGTGGTGAACGTCACGTCTAACGTGGTGATGCTTCTTGGCAGGCCTACAGAAAAGCTCCTCGGGGCCATCGCCATGGGGCCGAAGACGAGCGGGGACATTCTCAGGCAGCAGGCCATTGCGGAATATTCCGCCACCGCCGCCGCACTGGGGGACGCTTGGCAATCCATGGCGATGGCCTTCCTCCGGGGAGACTCCATTCTCAACCCCCACAACACCGAGTTCTTCCAAGGAGCCATCACACAGCAGCCGCTACAGTGGAAGTCGGGGGGAGGCATCATGGGTCTTGCCGAGAACGCATGGAAAGCCGCGAACTATCGGAACATCGTCGGACTGCCCACGCGGACACTTGGGGCCGTGGACGAGTTCTTCAAGACCCTCCGCTATCGCGCCTATGTGCAGGGACAGGCGGCCGGCCGAGCGCATTCCTTGGGCCTCACCGGGGAGGACTTCCAGCGATACCTCAGGGCCGAGATGGAGAAGGCGATAGACCCGGCGACGGGGCAGGCGCTGGACCAGCGGGCACTAAGGGAAGCCCAGACCGCCACCTTCCAGAATGAACTCCTCGCCGGCACGGCGGGGGCGACCATACAGCAGGCAAGGAACCGGCATCCCGTCCTGACCCTCATCCTGCCATTCGTGAAGACCCCGGTGAATGTGCTCCGCTACGGCTGGAAGATGACTCCCGGCCTCAATCTCATCCAGAAGGAGTTCCGGGAAGCCATCGCCGGGGCGCACGGGGCGGAGGCCAAGGCCCACGCCATAGGGCAGATGGCGCTAGGCGTCACCTTCATGGGCCTCGCCGCCATGCTGACGCTCAATGGTCGCATGACGGGGGCGGGACCGGCCGAGCCGAGACTTCAGGCCGAACTCAGGGCCACCGGATGGCAACCTTACTCCTATGTCTTCGAGGAGGAGGGCGGCACCAAGAGGTATGTCCCAATGGGCCGCTTTGATCCGGCTGGCATGGCGTTCGCCACCATCGCCAACCTCATGGACGCCCTACGCCAGAACCCGGAGAGCAGCGGGGTGGAGTCAGGCATCGGGGCAACGGCCCTTGCGCTTGCCAAGGCATTTTCCGATAGGACATTCCTTCAGAACATGCACCAAGCCCTTGAGGCCCTGAGCGATCCTGAGGCCAGAGGCGAGAGGTGGTTGGGGAATATTGCGGGCAACGCCATCCCGCTTTCCTCCGCCCTCCGGGGTCTCAATCCCGACCCGTATCTTCGCGAGGCTCGCTCCTTTGTGGATACCACCTTGAAGAACTTGCCGGGATTCTCCGCAACCCTGCCGCCCGTTCGGGATGTCTTTGGGGAGCCGGTTGCCCGCCGCATCGGCATCACCACCGACCAGAAGGCCGACCTAGTGGAGGCGGAACATAGCCGTATCCTCATTGAGACGGGGAGGGGTATCGGCAAGCCAGAACCGGACTTCGAGGGGGTGGACCTCCGCGATGTGACCTTGGAGTCGGGCCAGAACGCCTATGACCGCTATCAGGAACTCAGCGGCCATATCCCCGGCCAGAAGCCGCTCAAAGACCACCTTGCGCGGCTCATCAAGTCCGACGCCTATCAGGACATGCCAGATGGAGAGGCCGGCGTCGTCGGCACTCGGCTCAACGCTTTGGGGCGCATCGTGACGCAACACCGGCAAGCGGCCCGAGCGCGTCTCCTGAGGGAGAGCCCCGAGCTTCAGTCCTTGGTGAAGGCCCGCCAGAGAAAAGCGCGGGGGGCGATCATTCAGAACCGCAGCCAGCGGGCGGGGGGTCAACCGGGAGCAAGGGAACTACTGGATGCCTTGGGGCCGCAGGAGGCCGGCGTTGGCTCAGGCCACGGGGAGGCCCAGAGCATTCTCGATCAACTACGAGCCCAAGAGACGGCACGGCCTACCATCCCCGGAGGTCTGCGGGCAGTAAGCGCGGAACGGCTCGAAAGACTGCAACTGAAGCGTGAGGATGATATTCGCCGCGCCGATGAGAGCATAAGCCGCCGTCGCTAGGCTAACAATGACCAGATAGTGACGCCGAACTTGCTAGTGGTAGGCGACCCAAGGAGGGAGGGGGAGTGGGTGCTTCCTCCCTTCACCTAACCCGTTTGCGTCAGGCAGTTTATAAGTTTGGCCCACGGCACCTCGCTCAGGATTTGTATCGCGTAGACTGACGTGAAGACCCACGGAACCAGCACCTCCACCTTATGAAATGGTCTGTGGCGCTTCCCGTCTTTATCAGGGTCCAGCTTTTCCCATTCTGCTGCGAAAGGTTGCTCGACCATTCGGGTCTCTACGTCTGTGATTATAGCGAATTTCGCAGCGTTCAAAGTCTTATAGCTTCCAATATTCCAGACCCAAAGAAAGCATATAGCGAACCCGGCGACGGAGATAAGCGTAACACTCCTCCCAGTTGAGGCAATAGTTCCAAGATAGGCCGACCCGCCAACTAGTAATGTGTTGATCGAAAGATAGAACCCGTTAGCTTCCTGCCGCCGCTGGCTTACCCGGTCTGCCATTTCTACGAGCATCTTGTAAATTTCGAGCCGTTCGGATGCCTCGCGATCAGAAAGCCTCTCGCTCGCAATCACTATTGAATGTTGATTGTCCTCCATCGCTGCTAGAGCCTTGAGAGGAAGCCGCTGATGGTGCTCCAGTTCCAATCGTGGACAAAGACACCTTGAAGCTCACTTGGGATGGTCCAAGGCCGATTTTCTCTCGTGGTATAGATTCCGAGAAGAGGAATTCCTTCTTCCCGAGAGGTTTTAATCTCCCAACGCTGTCCTGACGCCCGCTCCGTATTGGCACTCACTAATGCTATTGTCCCATCGCACCCCCTTATTCGGGACCGACAGCGCGTCTTCCATTCCGTATCCCACGGCTCCTTTACTGACATGTCAGTAAACTCAAACGAAGACCTCTCATTGCGGGCCTGTCCGACCAGATAGTCACGTGCCCATTTGTCCTCGATAGCAAAGGCTATAAAAATCCGATGGTGCATAGCCATAGAAAATCCCTCAACATTTCCACGCCTTGTTTGGTAACATAAGCCATGATCTAGAAGCTAAGCAGCTCTCCTCTTTCCCCGAAAATTTTGCCAGTTTCAAAGTATCCGTTGCGCCAGCTACCTGTTGATTTACGCCCTGAGGCCGTTTCGCCGCGCCACTGCGCTGCTATCCTTAGGCCTCAAAGGGGGAATCAGAATGTCGGCTCCATGCGCCATATGGCAGACGCGAACGTATGATAGTGGTCGCGGCGAGAGCGGCTCTCAGTACCTTTCTCCCCGAGCCGGGGGATTGTACGAAATAACCGGCAGCGCCAAAGCCACTCTGGGCCGCCTCAATGATCGGCAAAAAGCGTATCTCACAACATGGCTGGTGAACCAGCACTGGCTTGGCGTCGAGTGCCCTAAGGTCGGCAGCGCACAGATAGAGGCATCGAAAGCAGCAATCTCTCTATCTGTAGCAGATAGGCGCGATAGGCTTCTCCGGGAGATTGCCGACCACACACCCGCCCTAGGGCAGACAACGGATTACCGCGACCATCACGTCATGTGGGTAGTAGGGGAGCCTAAGAGGGAGAACAGCCGCTGGGCCGAGCACGATGCCCTGCTAGCGGCAACTGAGTCTATAGGAATCGAGGAGGTAGAAGCTCTAATAGCTTTCGCCGTCGCGCAGGGCCTACTGTCAAACAAATCTGGGCTTGCCCTGACCTTCGATGGCCACGCTCATCTGGATAGGCTTCGAGGAGCCTCAACGGACTCCCTACAAGGATTCGTTGCGATGTGGTTCGGGGCGGACGTGGCAGAAGCATACGACAAGGGTATTGCGCCTGCCATTGCTGACGCCGGTTACAAGCCAATGAGGATCGACCAGAAGGAGCATAACAACAAGATAGATGATGAGATCATTGCCGAGATTCGACGTTCCCGATTTGTCGTGGCAGACTTCACATGCGGCCTCATTGGAGAAGGCGAAGCGGCGACCGCTATTCCACGCGGCGGCGTCTATTACGAAGCTGGCTTTGCTCAGGGTCTAGGGATTCCGGTTATATGGATGTGCCGGGAGGACCACATCAACTATGTCCACTTTGATACCCGGCAGTTCAACCACATCACATGGACTACCCCCGAGGAACTCAGAGAGAAGCTCCGCAATCGAATTGGAGCGCTGCTTGGGGATGGGCCGTTGCGGGGATAGGGCTTCTATTGCCACTATTCGGAAGTGGCTCCCCGAGGGGGTGATCCGGCAGGGGTCTTAGATAGGCCCCAAGCCGCCGCCTGATCATCGCCAAGCTCCTCCAAGGCCTCCTCCCAGTCCCGGAGGGCCTCTAGGTATCGCTCCTGAAGCTCGTCGGTGGTTGGTGGGCGGACCCTGAAGAAGCGGCGATGCAGCGTCTTTGGGGTCTCGTGGCCGTCCCACTTGATCCTGAAGAAATCCGCCCGCCGGCCTCTACCTACAACCGTACCCTGAAGTGCCTGCCTACCGTTCCACTCAACGGACAGCGGCCAAGCGTCGGCATAGTCCTGCGTCGAGTGGCACCTGTCGCCCGGCTTCGGGTCCTTACTCACGGCTCTTTCCATCCCGCCATCATCACTTCGTCCTTGGGTCCTTATCGCAGGGACGCCGACAAGGAGCAATCCAAAATGACCTCACGAAACAGGAGGCGAACGCAAGCCGCCGACATCAAGCGCCGCGCCACGGCCCCAGCGCCAGACGGCCCGGAGCAATGCGTCGTGGCGGGATGCCAGAGACCCACCCAACGCTCAGCCAGAAAGGGCCTCTCAGAGACCTATTGCCGCGTCCACATGGAGCGCCAAGCCCGCCACGGACATCCCACGAGGTCCAGCTACTCCAAGGCGGAGCTTGTGCCGTTCCGCAAGGCCGCGCTCGGCTGGTATCGCCAGCACCACCACGAGGCCCACGTCCGCCAAGCCATCGCCCGGCTAGAGAGCCTCATGTTCTTCCAAGGCCACCCCAAGGACCACGACCAGCAGCGATGGATGGCCCCGAAGGACAAGGCGCGGAACGTCCTCGCGCGGCTCCATCGGGAGGGTAAGACCGGAGAGCAGCTATTCCTCATAGTCCTCAGCGTTCGGGCGGCCTACGCCGAACTAGGGCCGCATGGATACCCCGAGTTTCCGCTTGTGGTCATCGCCAAGCAGGCCAAGCGCCTCAGGGGAGCGGGCGGAACGCCTCGTCGGGCGGGATCGTCCCGGCTCGCCCCCAAGGAACTCCGCCCAAGGGGCCTCTATCTCCGCACTCTTGGGGAGATGATCGAGGAGAAAGCCGACATAGACCGGGACACCATTGAGGAGGTCAGGCAGCGAGCAATGCCTTCTGTCAGGCAAGCACAGGAGGCGGCATGGGAGCAGGCCCTAGCCCAGATCGAGGAGGCCAAGGCCCGACGATACGAGGAGGAACGCACCACCGCGTTGCTCCGAGTCATGGGCCGAGCCGGGAGCATCACCGTTGGAACATCTTGATGAGAGATTGAGTGAACGCAAGAGGGGGGGGAGTGGGCCTCCGAGTGAACAATAGGGCGGAAGCCCTCTCCATCTTCCTCGACCCGTGGCTCACCTCCAAGGGCGACTCTCTAGCCGCCATCGTGGACTACCTCATGTCCACCACCGCGCAGCACTCCAAGCCCCGCATCAGGTCGGAACGCAGGGACGCCACCGAGCGCCGACACTTCCTCATGGGCAACATCGCGGCCAACCTTGCGCACCTCGCCCTAAGCCCCAGCCGGGAGGCAGGGCAACTCCTCGCCATCGCCACCGCCAAGACCAAGCCGACACGCTATGGCCGGGAGGGCTACCCCCAAGGCCTGCTCAAGGGAGCCGTGGAGTCTTTGCAGGCGGCGGGGATGCTCACCGTCCATCCCTACGTCTTCAAGCAGCGCACCACGGCCGTGGAGCCGACCCCCGCGTTTATAGACCTACTGGACCGGCATGGCGTCCGCCTCAGGGACATCGGGCGGGACGCGGGCGGGGAGACCATATGGCTCCGCGCACGGCAGGGTGATGGTGAGAATGAATGGAGCCGCAATGGCCCGCTGGAGAAACGCCTCGTCGCCTATGAGGACACCGAGGAGACCATCAAGCTCCGCGCCGAGGTGGAGAGGATAACGGAGGTCTTGGACAATGCGGGAATTGCGTTTGCCGGGGAGCCTATAGGGCCGCTTGCCTTGCGCCGGTCCTTCCTCCTCAGGTCTCCCCATGCACCCCGAGCGTTCAACCTCAATGGCCGCATCGCGGGAGGCTTCTGGCAGACCCTTAAGGCAAACAAGCGCCACCTCATCACCATCGGAGGTCACCCTGAGACCGGGCTTGGCGGGGAGGACATCGCGGACCTTGATTACGTCTCCATGTTCGCCATGCTGGCTTACCTCAAGGCAACCGGGAGCCTGCCGGAGGGAGACCCCTATGCAATCCCCGGCTTGGAGGGACACCGGGGCGGGGCCAAGCTGGCGCTCATATCGCTCCTGTCCAGAAGTGGAGACCTGAAGCTCCTTGCGCCCAAACTCAAGGCCGTGCTGCCGCAGGACTGGACGGCAAGGAGGCTTGTGGAGGCCATGACCGCGAAGCACGGCCCTATCGCCCACCTCTTTGGGGCGGACGTGGGGATAGAACTCATGCACACAGAGAGCCGCGTCCTCATGGCTGTCCTTCTGGAGCTTGCCGATAAAGGCATCCCGGCCCTGCCGATGCACGATGGAATAAACGTGAAGGCCTCAGACCGGGAGGCCGCACTGGAGACCATGCAATCAGTCTCCGCAAAGCTGCTAGGCGTAGCGTTGCCCGTGAAGGAAAAGCCTATAGTCTGCCTCCCCGTGCAACATTTGGGAGGGGAACATGCACGACTTCAAGCTACCGGAATCAATCGCCAAACTCGTTGAGGCAAGGAATGGCGTCCGAGAACACTACCGGGCGATCATGGAAGGGCGCGGATGTGATGTTGCTTTGAGGTTTACTTTTGATGGGAATCTTGTCGGAGACCTTGGGAAGGCCGTGGCGGCTGAACTATTCGACATTCAAATCGTCAAGACGAAGCGCGGCACTGGGATAAATGGCTATGCGAAGGATGGCAAAGCGGTCCAGATAAAGGCGACAGCCACGGGGCGCGGCCCATCCTTTCTCCCTACGGAAAGGTCAGCATATTATTTCCTCTTCTTCGGCTTCGATCTTGACGTTGAAACCCCTGAGAATAGAAGGGGCAGCGTTCTGTTCAATGGCCCCTGCCACCTTGTAACGAGCTTACTACCAGCAGAGTTTACGGGACTAAAAGCTATTTCACTTGCCGAAGTTCGCAAAGCTAACGAGCGAGTCGGCGAGAGTAAGCGGTTGAAACGCATCGACACGGCCTAACTTGCCACTATACCTCCCTCCTAGCCTCTCCCTCCTAGTGGAGGACTCTTGGAGACAATATCGGTCTCTC
The window above is part of the Aquamicrobium sp. genome. Proteins encoded here:
- a CDS encoding TIR domain-containing protein; this encodes MAMHHRIFIAFAIEDKWARDYLVGQARNERSSFEFTDMSVKEPWDTEWKTRCRSRIRGCDGTIALVSANTERASGQRWEIKTSREEGIPLLGIYTTRENRPWTIPSELQGVFVHDWNWSTISGFLSRL
- a CDS encoding fatty-acid--CoA ligase, which encodes MIGLMQDWPLLCHKILDYAAIQHGGREIVSRSVEGPIVRTTYAQARARALKVAQRLERAGFSEGDRIATMAWNTANHLEAWYGINGIGAVYHTLNPRLFPEQIAWIMNHAEDKALFVDLTFLPLAEKIVPQVPTIRQVVVFTDAAHMPQTSLANAIAYEEWLKEADGDFAWKTLDENAACGMCYTSGTTGDPKGVVYSHRSNVLHALIASTPNAMGISARDVVMPVVPMFHANAWGLAQSAPMVGSKLVMPGGRMDGEAIWELLDGEKVSFTAAVPTVWLMLLQYLEQTGKALPHLKRVVIGGSACPRAMTEKFEKNYDVEVVHAWGMTEMSPLGSLCTMKPDYAGLTGEARLDIAQKQGFAPFGVEMKVTDDDDVEHPWDGRTFGRLKVRGPAVARAYYGGAGADQFDEDGWFDTGDVAHIDPHGYMQITDRAKDVIKSGGEWISTIDLENLAVGHPDVAEAAAIGIAHPKWDERPLLVVVRKEGRQTTKEELLEFFAGKIAKWWMPDDVVFVDQIPHTATGKIQKTTLRDQFRDYRLPTA